The window GTCCTGATCGAGGCGGACGCGCCGGCGCCGGCGGGCGTGCCCGTCCTGCGCGTGGTCGGGACGCGCCCCTGGCCCGCGCGGCTGGCGCGCGAGATCGCCGGGCGGCCCGACGCGGGGCTGTGCGCGGTCGGCGTCACCGGCACCAACGGCAAGACCACGACGGCCTTCCTGCTGCGGCGGCTGCTCGAACGCTGCGCGGGACCCTGCGGCTTGCTCGGCACCATCCTCTACGAGACCGGGGCGCGCCGCGTCCCGGCGCCGCTGACCACCCCCGACGGCCCCACCCTCTTCGGTCTGTTGGCCGAGATGCGCGCGCACGGCCGGCGGGCCGTGGCCCTGGAGGTCTCGTCCCACGCCCTGGACCAGGGCCGCGCGGCCGACCTCGCGCTGGACGCCGCGGTGATGACCAACTTCTCGCGGGACCATCTCGACTACCACGCCGACCTCGGCGACTACCTGCGGGCCAAGACGCGCATCCTCGAACTGCTGCGCGGCGAACGGCGCGGCAAGCCGACCGGCGTCGCCGTGCTGAACGCGGACGAACCGGCGTTCGACGGCCTGGACACCGGTGACCTGCGCGTCGTGCGCTATGCCGCGGGCCGCCGGCCGGGGGCGTCGGCCGATCCCGCCGTGCACGCCGCCGACCTCACGGTGCGTGCCGCCGATCTGCGCCGCGGCGGGACGCGCCTGCAACTGGACTGGCGCGGCGAGCGGCTCGACCTGGAGAGCCGGCTGGTCGGACGATTCAACGTCGAGAACCTGACCGCCGCCCTGGCCGCGGGCCTCGCCCTCGGCTTCCCGCCTGCGGACTGCCTCGACGCCCTCGCCGCGGCCGAGCAGGTGCCCGGCCGCATGGAGAGCTTCGACCTGCCGTCGGGCGCCACGGCGGTCGTCGACTACGCGCACACGCCCGATGCCCTGGCCGCAGTCCTGCAGTCCTGCCGCGAGCTCGCGCCGCGCCGGCTCGTGGTC is drawn from bacterium and contains these coding sequences:
- a CDS encoding UDP-N-acetylmuramoyl-L-alanyl-D-glutamate--2,6-diaminopimelate ligase translates to VLIEADAPAPAGVPVLRVVGTRPWPARLAREIAGRPDAGLCAVGVTGTNGKTTTAFLLRRLLERCAGPCGLLGTILYETGARRVPAPLTTPDGPTLFGLLAEMRAHGRRAVALEVSSHALDQGRAADLALDAAVMTNFSRDHLDYHADLGDYLRAKTRILELLRGERRGKPTGVAVLNADEPAFDGLDTGDLRVVRYAAGRRPGASADPAVHAADLTVRAADLRRGGTRLQLDWRGERLDLESRLVGRFNVENLTAALAAGLALGFPPADCLDALAAAEQVPGRMESFDLPSGATAVVDYAHTPDALAAVLQSCRELAPRRLVVVFGCGGDRDRGKRPLMGAVAARLADATWITSDNPRSEEPGAICDQIAAGFRAETSRRSTACRLEPDRAAAIRGALAEAGDGDTVVIAGKGHEDYQLVGDRRLDLDDRRLVRDWIAEVARDV